The DNA segment TCGTTGGGATTACTATAATCTCCCGCGAGCGTCACCATCTGCGGCCAGATTAAAGTCGTACCCAGAGACATCAAAATACGGATTACATAAAACACCAGTAATGCACTAAGCCCCAAGGCCAAAGAGATCTCTTTATCGAAGGGGGCAAACAACGCCATCACCCCGGTAAATAAAAATCCATAGACCAACAAAGAAACTCGTCCTATCCGATCAGAGAGATAACCCAAATACCCGACCAAGAGGATCCAGCACCTCGGAAATTACTTGATGTTGGCATTGACAAACCCGGCATTATTGTACGCTAACCCCAAAACCCTGATAGGTATAACGGTTGAGCGCGACAATAAACGTCATCAAAACCATAACCACCGCCACCACGAGATAGAGGGCGTTATGATGATGCGCTTGTACGGCTGGAATGGTGGCCGTACCTTAACCTCACCGCCCCCAACCCGGCGGGGACTGAACAACCTCCAAAACTTTCCCCGTTTCCTTGCTTGCGACATTAATTATTCTCTCGCCCAAATTTCCCCGCCAGTGGTCACCTCTTACCCGAAGTCGGATAATTACAACTTCTTGGTAAGTGCAAAGATGCCGGGAATCTTCCACCATCTATCAAACAATACCGCCACCAGACCGTACCCACTGGCTACCAGGATTAGGAACGAGGAGCAGCTGAAGAAATATACCCCCACCCCCGGAATATACAGAGAGAAGATCGACAACACCCCCCACATCCAGAGTACTAAACCCTGCCGCGCATGAAACGCCACATAACGGTCATCGGTGTTGAAAATCAACGGGATCAGGCACAAGATCCCCAGATAACTAAAGAGCGCCATAATCTTGCGCTGAGACGATGGTGATTGAGCATTCATCTTTTGATACGAGATCGTTGTTAACCAAAATCTTGTAACAGTAATGATCTGGGTACAAGATTTTGGTTATATAGTTTTCGGATTACTGGCGGTTGGTGTGCCTGAGTAAATTACTAGCTGACCGCTTCGGTAATCTCGTCCTCTGCGGCGGGGCGCTGCATGTAGCTATAGATGCCAACCCCGATGGCGGAAGCAACCCCAACCAACAACAGTGGCCCCAATGCACCCAAACCTAGACCCAGACCAAGCTTGGTACCGGAACCCGTCCAGATCGTTCCACCTGTGGCAATACCGGTCGCGCCAGTGGTCGCAGTAGCCGTTTTGGCACCGGTTCCCATCAACATGGATTGTCCGGTCATGATCGTCTTTCCCTTGACCGCAGTTCCCGCCGCAGTGGTTGCCCCCTTGCCGACTGCCGCAGTGGCTGCACCTTTGCCTGCGGCCCCTTTTGCTGCACCCGCTGCTGCACCCTTGGCACCTTCGACCTCCGCCGCCTCGGTGGCGCGTAGTCCTACCTGCTGCAACCCACCACCTTTACCTACAACACATCCACCCTTTGTAGCCATACCAACCGTCATGCCTTTGCCGGCCGCTCCGCCCATATAGGGATGAAGGACCAGCCAATTGTTGGCAGCGGCCGCCCCTACCGGGCTCTGGCCGACGGTCACCGTCTGGCCTGCCATGGAGGTCAGGAGACCAGCCTGTTTGGCGCCTTCCAGCTTGAGGGCGATCATGCCCTCGCCGGGTCCACAGACCGCCCCAGTACAGGCCACAGGATGCAGGAAAAGCCAGTTACCCAACCCATTACCACCTGCAACCGTCTTACCCACCACAAAAGATTGCCCGGACAGCATCGGTATCTGCGCCGCCTGCGCAGCGCCACTCAATTTCAACATTACAGTTTCTGAAGCCATTATCATCAGTGTCCCCGAGAAACCCCGCCCTTGAGGGCGGGGAGGAAAGGGGACGGTTTTCGCCGTCCCATTGGATAGCAAACACTTTAAAAGTTGCCGGTCTTTCCCGACTGTCAGCCCGTAAGGGCCTAGTGACAGAGCCTTTCGGCTCGCTCCCCTCGCCAATGTTGCAACGCAGCTTCGATTCTTGCGAACCTTGCAGCAGACCGTTTCGTGCGTACCCGTCGCGTGTCTGCTTCTGCTGCTTTCAGAGCTTGGAGTTGAGGA comes from the Gammaproteobacteria bacterium genome and includes:
- a CDS encoding putative Magnetosome protein MamH (Evidence 3 : Putative function from multiple computational evidences) produces the protein MVGYLGYLSDRIGRVSLLVYGFLFTGVMALFAPFDKEISLALGLSALLVFYVIRILMSLGTTLIWPQMVTLAGDYSNPNDQVSW
- a CDS encoding putative Magnetosome protein MamF (Evidence 3 : Putative function from multiple computational evidences); protein product: MNAQSPSSQRKIMALFSYLGILCLIPLIFNTDDRYVAFHARQGLVLWMWGVLSIFSLYIPGVGVYFFSCSSFLILVASGYGLVAVLFDRWWKIPGIFALTKKL
- a CDS encoding putative Magnetosome protein MamD (Evidence 3 : Putative function from multiple computational evidences), translated to MIMASETVMLKLSGAAQAAQIPMLSGQSFVVGKTVAGGNGLGNWLFLHPVACTGAVCGPGEGMIALKLEGAKQAGLLTSMAGQTVTVGQSPVGAAAANNWLVLHPYMGGAAGKGMTVGMATKGGCVVGKGGGLQQVGLRATEAAEVEGAKGAAAGAAKGAAGKGAATAAVGKGATTAAGTAVKGKTIMTGQSMLMGTGAKTATATTGATGIATGGTIWTGSGTKLGLGLGLGALGPLLLVGVASAIGVGIYSYMQRPAAEDEITEAVS